The sequence CAAACCATTATGCCATGCGCTTCCAAAAAAATAATTACGAACCATCAAAGGAAGCAGAATTCCTAATGGGACAAAAACAATGGTAGATATAAGCATTGGAATTGAAAGCCTCAATAATGCTTTGTTTGATTTGATTGCAAGTATCCCTTGTTTCATATCTTGAAAGACATAGATTTTACCTGTTCGGTTTGAGTTTAACTGTGGAGTTTTTATAGTCGTGAGTGTAACAATTGCTAAGAAAGCACCGAGAACATCTAGCAACATTATCCACTGAAGATTTGTGATGCTCATTAATAGTGCGCCAAGCATTGGGCCTAGCATTGTACATGCAGTATTTATCATCTGCCCAAAGCCTCCTGCTTTAGTCAACTCATCCTGAGGCACGATTTGTGGGATAAGTGCTTGTAACGCAGGCTTATGGAATGTTTCCCCTAAAGCTCTTACAAACAGAACTACATACACTAGCGTTAATGAACGTATACCTAAAAAAAATAAAATACCTAAAAGTAAACTAGATGCGGCTACAATACCATCAGCAAGGATAATTATTTTTTTTCGGTTAAACCTATCAATCCAAACTCCAGCGAATAGGCCTATAATTGCTTGTGGTAATAACCCCGCTACACTTGCAATAGTAAGTGCAAGCGCAGATCCAGTTTCAATAGTAATCCACCAAATAATCGAAAACTGAACGGCACTAGAACTTAATAGTGAAAATGATTGA comes from Alkalicella caledoniensis and encodes:
- a CDS encoding MFS transporter, whose translation is MNQLTTWKKPFFALYFGQSFSLLSSSAVQFSIIWWITIETGSALALTIASVAGLLPQAIIGLFAGVWIDRFNRKKIIILADGIVAASSLLLGILFFLGIRSLTLVYVVLFVRALGETFHKPALQALIPQIVPQDELTKAGGFGQMINTACTMLGPMLGALLMSITNLQWIMLLDVLGAFLAIVTLTTIKTPQLNSNRTGKIYVFQDMKQGILAIKSNKALLRLSIPMLISTIVFVPLGILLPLMVRNYFFGSAWHNGLIQTLFSLGMLIAAMLISVFGGFKKHFLMISLFTSLLGLTSIIAGLIPANLLWLFCILVFLMGSTGSGFNIPFTAYIQNSIPPQNLGKVLSLITSVMSFAAPIGMFIAGPIAETMGVNNWMVISGILMIVVGIISYVSTKEFDIKLDREDMIYED